Proteins co-encoded in one Arthrobacter alpinus genomic window:
- a CDS encoding Gfo/Idh/MocA family protein, protein MGQPLNILTIGIVGCGNIIAQYLSTLPSLDTLRLVAVADLDVARAQAVAADLPGVRALSVAELMDDDEVQLVLNLTIPAAHAQVALAAIAAGKHVYGEKPLAATAEEAATVLAAAAAAGVTVGCAPDTVLGTGTQTARRAIDDGLIGRPISATATMMCPGHERWHPNPDFYYVPGGGPLLDMGPYYVSSLVTLLGPVKSVIGAASHTRDERTIGSGPRAGEVIPVSTDTHVSGVLIHESGALSTVIMSFDAVATQAANIEIHGETGSLIVPDPNRFDGEVQLRRLGDSEWETLPVSAGYVDGSRGIGLHDLASTAPGAEPRAGGALAYHALEVMESVLKSAHTGQLVAIASTCERPAAVPLIRLAGAEILAGSA, encoded by the coding sequence GTGGGCCAGCCGCTAAATATTCTCACCATCGGCATTGTGGGCTGTGGAAACATCATCGCCCAGTACTTGAGCACACTGCCGTCTCTTGACACCCTGCGGCTGGTTGCCGTTGCGGATCTGGATGTGGCGCGAGCGCAGGCCGTGGCCGCAGATTTGCCCGGCGTGCGCGCGCTCTCGGTGGCGGAATTAATGGACGACGACGAGGTCCAGTTGGTCTTGAACCTCACCATCCCTGCCGCGCATGCGCAAGTTGCGCTGGCGGCCATAGCGGCTGGCAAGCACGTCTACGGCGAAAAGCCGCTGGCTGCCACGGCCGAGGAGGCGGCCACCGTTTTGGCTGCCGCCGCCGCTGCCGGCGTCACGGTTGGCTGCGCACCGGACACCGTTTTGGGAACGGGCACTCAGACTGCACGCCGCGCCATCGACGATGGTCTCATTGGCAGGCCCATTTCGGCAACAGCCACCATGATGTGCCCCGGGCATGAGCGCTGGCACCCCAACCCGGACTTTTACTATGTCCCCGGTGGCGGTCCGCTGCTCGACATGGGCCCGTATTACGTCTCATCCTTGGTGACGTTGTTGGGGCCGGTGAAGTCCGTGATTGGCGCGGCCAGCCACACCCGGGATGAGCGCACCATCGGTTCCGGTCCCCGCGCCGGTGAGGTCATCCCCGTGTCAACTGACACCCATGTCAGTGGCGTACTCATTCACGAATCCGGTGCCCTCTCGACCGTGATCATGAGCTTCGATGCCGTGGCAACACAGGCTGCCAATATTGAGATCCACGGCGAAACCGGCTCGCTGATTGTTCCGGACCCCAATAGGTTCGACGGCGAGGTACAGCTGCGCCGCCTTGGCGATAGCGAGTGGGAAACGCTGCCCGTTTCTGCAGGCTATGTGGATGGCTCACGCGGCATTGGCCTGCACGATCTGGCCTCCACTGCTCCCGGAGCGGAACCCCGCGCTGGCGGGGCTCTGGCCTACCACGCGCTGGAAGTCATGGAATCGGTGCTGAAATCAGCTCATACCGGCCAGTTGGTTGCCATTGCCAGTACCTGTGAGCGCCCCGCTGCGGTTCCGCTGATCCGCTTGGCCGGCGCCGAGATCCTGGCCGGCTCAGCTTAG
- a CDS encoding ThuA domain-containing protein encodes MTEKKNALVVRGGWDGHQPVEATELFIPYLRENGYSVRVEESPAVYADADYMAGVDLIVQCNTMTTIEKEEFAGLRAAVENGTGLAGWHGGIADSYRNNSDYLHMIGGQFACHPGNHPDEATGEQSDNYVPYTVTMAPAAANHPITEGIGDFDLVTEQYWVLADDYIDVLATTTQKVRPWDAWNREVTSPAIWTRQWGKGRIFVSTPGHRVEILEDPNVKTIIERGMLWASR; translated from the coding sequence ATGACAGAGAAAAAAAACGCACTCGTTGTGCGTGGCGGCTGGGACGGACACCAACCCGTTGAAGCCACCGAACTATTCATCCCTTACCTGCGCGAGAACGGCTACAGCGTCCGCGTCGAAGAAAGCCCTGCCGTCTACGCCGATGCCGACTACATGGCCGGGGTGGATTTGATCGTGCAGTGCAACACCATGACCACCATAGAAAAGGAGGAATTTGCGGGCCTGCGCGCCGCTGTTGAAAACGGCACTGGCTTGGCCGGCTGGCACGGCGGGATCGCCGATTCGTACCGCAACAACTCCGATTACCTGCACATGATTGGCGGCCAGTTCGCCTGCCACCCAGGAAATCATCCCGATGAGGCCACGGGCGAACAGTCTGATAATTACGTTCCCTACACCGTCACCATGGCGCCGGCGGCCGCCAACCACCCCATCACAGAGGGCATTGGCGACTTCGATCTGGTGACCGAACAGTACTGGGTCCTGGCCGATGATTACATCGATGTCCTGGCCACCACCACCCAGAAAGTCCGTCCGTGGGACGCCTGGAATCGTGAGGTCACCTCCCCCGCAATTTGGACACGCCAGTGGGGCAAGGGCCGAATCTTCGTCTCCACCCCTGGCCACCGTGTAGAAATTCTTGAAGATCCCAACGTCAAAACCATCATTGAAAGAGGCATGTTGTGGGCCAGCCGCTAA
- a CDS encoding MFS transporter, producing MSTATQPRQVTPTPPSMPGSKWFGLRWWSMLAIGMSQLMVVLDATIMNVALPSAQIELAFSDTLRPWVITAYALAFGGLLLLGGRIADLMGRKQIFLIGLVGFAAASALGGAAPTVAILLAARVLQGIFAALLAPAALSLLTTTFTDPAERGKAFGIFGALAGAGGAVGLLLGGVLTETLSWRWTLYVNIGFAAIAFVVGLIAIAPTVRERGVTLDVPGAIFASLGFFALVFGFTNAEEHGFAHARTWGLLAVGLVLLFAFVMIQRKGKSPLLPLHIVLDRDRGASMIAIFVAGAVVFGVNLYLVYYLQIVLGFTPLQTGLAVLPLCLGIMIAAVVSTSVLMPKLGAKVLVPAGMLASALGSVLLMNAKADSSYALHVAVPMFIIALGLGAILSSALSVGTLGVDSHHAGAASAAVNASQQLGGAIGLAVLNTLVAGATITAIDGGKGQLESLVSGYSGAYFACAVLLVVGAIVTALMYRRRADAAVPTGVAVVHM from the coding sequence ATGAGCACTGCAACGCAACCACGACAGGTCACTCCGACGCCACCCTCCATGCCTGGCTCCAAATGGTTCGGCCTTCGCTGGTGGTCCATGCTGGCCATCGGCATGTCCCAGCTCATGGTGGTGTTGGATGCAACCATCATGAATGTGGCACTGCCCAGCGCCCAGATTGAACTCGCTTTCTCTGACACGCTCCGTCCGTGGGTCATCACGGCCTACGCACTCGCCTTCGGCGGATTACTCCTGCTGGGAGGCCGAATTGCTGACCTGATGGGTCGCAAGCAGATCTTCCTCATTGGCTTGGTGGGCTTCGCTGCCGCCTCGGCACTGGGTGGCGCTGCCCCGACCGTCGCGATCCTGCTGGCCGCGCGGGTACTGCAAGGTATCTTCGCAGCTTTGTTGGCCCCGGCAGCTCTTTCCTTGTTGACCACCACCTTCACCGATCCCGCAGAACGGGGCAAGGCTTTTGGTATTTTCGGCGCCCTAGCCGGTGCCGGTGGCGCTGTTGGCCTGCTGCTCGGTGGCGTGCTGACGGAAACACTCTCTTGGCGCTGGACCCTCTACGTCAACATTGGATTTGCTGCTATTGCTTTTGTTGTTGGCTTGATTGCCATCGCCCCCACTGTGCGTGAGCGCGGCGTCACACTGGATGTTCCCGGCGCCATTTTTGCCTCCTTGGGTTTCTTCGCCCTCGTCTTCGGGTTTACCAATGCGGAAGAGCACGGCTTTGCACACGCGCGCACCTGGGGCTTGCTCGCCGTCGGCCTGGTTCTTCTCTTTGCCTTTGTCATGATCCAACGCAAGGGAAAGTCCCCGCTGCTGCCGCTGCACATTGTGCTGGACCGGGATCGCGGCGCCTCCATGATCGCGATCTTCGTAGCTGGCGCCGTGGTCTTTGGCGTGAACTTGTATCTGGTGTACTACCTGCAGATCGTGCTCGGTTTCACCCCGTTGCAAACTGGCCTGGCCGTGCTGCCGTTGTGCTTGGGTATTATGATCGCTGCCGTGGTTTCTACCTCGGTACTCATGCCCAAGCTGGGCGCAAAGGTGCTGGTTCCGGCCGGCATGCTCGCCTCCGCCCTTGGTTCGGTTCTCCTGATGAATGCCAAGGCTGACAGCAGCTACGCTCTGCATGTAGCGGTGCCGATGTTCATCATTGCTCTTGGTCTCGGCGCCATCCTCTCCTCGGCGTTGAGCGTAGGTACCTTGGGTGTTGACAGCCATCATGCCGGTGCCGCCTCCGCTGCCGTGAACGCATCGCAGCAGCTTGGCGGAGCCATCGGCTTGGCTGTGCTGAACACCTTGGTTGCCGGAGCCACCATCACGGCCATCGACGGCGGCAAAGGTCAACTGGAATCCCTCGTCAGCGGTTACTCGGGTGCGTACTTCGCCTGCGCCGTGTTACTGGTGGTTGGTGCCATCGTGACGGCCCTGATGTACCGACGCCGTGCCGACGCTGCCGTTCCCACGGGTGTTGCAGTCGTGCACATGTAG
- a CDS encoding TetR/AcrR family transcriptional regulator, producing MTHRNVVGEATGPDVATEASGAGAMSQDSRRLESRQAEKFEVRRAELAAAALATLSEFGYARTSLREIAQKSGFSHGVFHYYFRDKVELITYCVREYKLACVGHYDAVTSNATSAEQVRLAFAAALSASARDDAPMHRLWYDLRNQSMFADDFQADVTEVDISLETMIWTVVSCYAAFHNTEIALPRRTVYALFDGMFQQCLLDIHTGSADALATLQQGVWQVLPRLLVGFGSTDMA from the coding sequence ATGACCCATCGGAATGTTGTCGGGGAAGCTACCGGACCGGATGTTGCAACTGAGGCTTCTGGCGCTGGTGCCATGAGCCAAGACAGTCGGCGGCTTGAGAGTAGGCAGGCGGAAAAGTTTGAGGTGCGCCGCGCCGAGCTGGCCGCCGCTGCATTGGCCACCTTGTCAGAGTTCGGTTACGCCCGCACCAGCTTGCGGGAGATTGCCCAGAAGTCCGGATTTTCTCACGGTGTCTTCCACTATTACTTCCGCGACAAGGTAGAGCTCATCACCTACTGTGTGCGCGAATACAAGCTCGCCTGTGTGGGGCATTATGACGCAGTAACATCCAACGCCACCTCTGCTGAGCAAGTGCGTTTGGCTTTTGCTGCAGCCTTGTCCGCCTCGGCTCGTGACGACGCCCCCATGCACAGGCTTTGGTACGACCTGCGTAATCAGAGCATGTTTGCCGACGACTTCCAGGCAGATGTTACCGAGGTAGACATCAGCCTGGAGACCATGATCTGGACCGTTGTCAGTTGCTATGCAGCCTTCCATAACACCGAAATAGCTTTGCCACGGCGCACTGTCTACGCACTCTTTGATGGCATGTTCCAGCAGTGCTTGCTGGACATTCATACAGGCAGCGCCGATGCGCTCGCTACCCTGCAGCAAGGAGTCTGGCAGGTACTCCCCCGCCTCCTGGTGGGGTTCGGGTCCACTGACATGGCCTAG
- a CDS encoding TetR/AcrR family transcriptional regulator gives MPLTPSLKNHSPDDQNTGDHDAVVLSERDRALIDAAHELFSSKGLSVPLADIAKAAGMGVATLYRRYRDKDLLILDVYREHLAYGEQLSINANGYEDPWEGLVYFLTKSTEQFLSDHGMRELILGGYVGGVGWARGSSHQELHEVLDALQHRITHQLESLVARAKERHVVRDDFEPTDILLMSAMAHVAAPVKASGWPVSAQRALQLLLEGIRPN, from the coding sequence ATGCCACTGACTCCTTCGCTTAAAAACCACTCCCCCGACGACCAGAACACTGGCGACCATGACGCCGTCGTCCTTAGCGAGCGTGATCGAGCGCTCATCGATGCAGCCCACGAACTCTTTTCCAGCAAGGGTCTTAGCGTGCCTCTGGCCGATATCGCCAAGGCAGCAGGGATGGGGGTGGCAACCCTGTACCGGCGCTACCGTGACAAGGACCTTTTAATTCTGGACGTTTACCGAGAACACCTTGCCTACGGCGAGCAATTGTCGATTAACGCCAATGGCTATGAGGACCCTTGGGAGGGGCTGGTCTACTTTTTGACCAAGTCCACAGAACAATTTCTGAGCGATCACGGCATGCGTGAATTGATTCTCGGCGGCTATGTCGGCGGAGTCGGCTGGGCACGAGGTTCCTCCCACCAAGAGCTTCACGAGGTTCTAGACGCTCTCCAACACCGGATAACGCATCAGCTTGAATCACTGGTGGCACGGGCCAAGGAACGGCATGTTGTCCGAGACGATTTTGAGCCCACGGACATTCTCCTGATGTCAGCCATGGCGCACGTGGCAGCTCCCGTCAAGGCATCGGGTTGGCCTGTGTCAGCCCAGCGAGCCCTCCAGTTGCTCCTTGAGGGTATCCGGCCAAACTAG